Proteins encoded by one window of Candidatus Nomurabacteria bacterium:
- the rpsQ gene encoding 30S ribosomal protein S17 produces METKTPKIKKTLQGVVTSNSMDKTVVVLVNRFEKHPKYQKYVKMSKKYKAHVDGEKIPVGTKVMIEECRPLSKDKHFIVVK; encoded by the coding sequence ATGGAAACCAAAACACCAAAAATTAAAAAGACATTGCAAGGGGTTGTAACTTCAAACAGCATGGATAAGACTGTTGTTGTACTTGTGAACCGTTTCGAGAAGCACCCAAAGTATCAGAAATACGTCAAGATGTCTAAGAAATATAAGGCACATGTTGATGGTGAAAAAATCCCAGTTGGCACGAAAGTCATGATTGAAGAATGTCGCCCACTATCAAAAGATAAGCATTTTATCGTTGTTAAATAA
- the rplN gene encoding 50S ribosomal protein L14: protein MVQDGSMVKITDNAGGTLGKVFKVLGSSKRRYAGIGDVVVISVKIAQPRKGVKKKDVHHAVVVRTTNAFRRKDGSYIRFDDNAVVIIGKNKQRYEPIAGRVFGPIPRELGERGYQKIISLAPEVI from the coding sequence ATGGTACAAGACGGCTCAATGGTAAAAATCACAGACAATGCAGGAGGCACACTCGGCAAAGTTTTCAAAGTGCTTGGCAGTTCTAAACGCCGTTATGCTGGTATAGGCGACGTCGTCGTTATTTCAGTCAAGATTGCCCAACCTCGCAAAGGTGTCAAGAAAAAGGATGTGCATCACGCTGTTGTCGTACGTACAACAAATGCGTTTCGCCGAAAAGATGGTTCGTATATTCGATTTGATGACAATGCAGTTGTGATTATCGGAAAAAACAAGCAGCGTTATGAACCTATCGCAGGACGTGTTTTCGGACCGATTCCGCGAGAGCTTGGTGAGCGAGGTTACCAAAAGATTATTTCACTAGCACCAGAAGTTATATAA
- the rplX gene encoding 50S ribosomal protein L24, whose amino-acid sequence MHVKKGDNVIVLTGKDKGKRGQVVKAMPQKNMVIIEGINMKKKHKKPTRTTKGQTIELAFPLHISNVKLASEKAPKKQKAAKKKA is encoded by the coding sequence ATGCACGTCAAAAAAGGAGACAATGTCATAGTGTTAACCGGCAAAGATAAAGGCAAGCGCGGCCAAGTGGTAAAAGCTATGCCCCAAAAGAACATGGTGATCATTGAAGGCATCAATATGAAGAAAAAGCACAAGAAGCCAACTCGAACAACAAAAGGGCAGACTATTGAACTCGCATTCCCACTTCATATTTCGAATGTGAAACTTGCCAGTGAGAAAGCCCCGAAGAAGCAAAAAGCAGCTAAAAAGAAAGCATAA
- the rplE gene encoding 50S ribosomal protein L5 → METVKQKTEKAYDVMKKQFGYTNVMSSPKVTKIIIASGTGSGIKRDKNRNTFIMERIGKISGQKPSTKQAKKSVASFKVRQGDPIGVMVTLRGTRMQAFLDKLINVALPRTKDFRGIDQKIVDSIGNLTMPIKEHTIFPETADEELKDVFGLAITIVTTAKSRDEALEFFKHIGIPFKK, encoded by the coding sequence ATGGAAACTGTCAAACAAAAAACTGAAAAAGCATACGATGTCATGAAGAAGCAATTTGGCTACACTAATGTCATGTCATCTCCTAAGGTTACAAAGATTATCATTGCTTCAGGTACAGGTAGTGGTATCAAGCGCGATAAGAATCGCAATACCTTTATCATGGAGCGAATCGGCAAAATCTCAGGACAAAAACCTTCAACAAAGCAGGCAAAGAAATCCGTTGCAAGCTTCAAGGTTCGCCAAGGTGATCCTATTGGCGTGATGGTGACACTTCGTGGTACTCGAATGCAGGCATTTCTCGATAAGCTTATCAATGTTGCATTGCCTCGAACCAAGGACTTTCGTGGTATTGATCAGAAAATTGTTGATTCAATCGGTAACCTCACTATGCCTATCAAAGAACATACTATTTTCCCAGAGACAGCAGACGAAGAGCTCAAGGATGTCTTCGGTCTTGCGATTACGATCGTAACGACAGCTAAATCTCGCGACGAGGCATTAGAATTTTTCAAACACATCGGCATACCATTTAAAAAATAA